One region of Bacteroidota bacterium genomic DNA includes:
- the murD gene encoding UDP-N-acetylmuramoyl-L-alanine--D-glutamate ligase — MKRLVVLGAGESGTGTAVLAKKKGLDVFVSDKGKIKAEYKKVLSHHGIRYEEGKHTASLILNADEVVKSPGIPEKAEMIKALRKKKISIISEIEFASRYTNATLIGITGTNGKTTTTSLTYHILKKAGYKVTMGGNVGKSLAMLVAEGNYDYYVLELSSFQLDGMFKTRINIAILTNITPDHLDSYGYKFQNYINSKFRIAQNQTKEDAFIFCADDKVIAKEIKKRKFNARLFPFSIKKKIKRGAYIENRKIKININNQTPLTMFVEQLALQGKHNQYNSMAAGIATRLVDVRKNEIRESLSDFQNIEHRLEYVSRVHGVEYINDSKATNVNSTWYALESMQHPTVWIVGGEEHGNDYKMLQELVKQKVKAIVCLGADNKKIIRAFKNMVDVIVETKSADEAVRVSSKLATKGDTVLLSPACKSFDLFRDYEDRGRKFKQAVKSL; from the coding sequence ATGAAAAGATTGGTAGTGCTTGGAGCAGGCGAAAGCGGAACAGGAACGGCAGTACTGGCGAAGAAAAAAGGATTGGATGTTTTTGTTTCGGATAAAGGAAAGATAAAAGCAGAATACAAGAAAGTTCTTTCACATCATGGCATCAGGTACGAAGAAGGAAAGCACACGGCTTCCCTGATTCTGAATGCGGACGAAGTAGTAAAAAGTCCCGGCATTCCTGAGAAAGCGGAAATGATAAAAGCATTGAGAAAAAAAAAAATCTCAATCATTTCTGAAATCGAGTTTGCATCACGATATACGAATGCAACACTCATCGGGATAACGGGAACGAACGGCAAGACAACTACAACTTCTCTCACTTATCACATCCTGAAAAAAGCAGGATACAAAGTGACGATGGGAGGAAACGTGGGAAAAAGTCTTGCAATGCTGGTGGCCGAGGGAAATTACGACTACTACGTTTTGGAGTTGAGCAGTTTTCAGTTGGACGGAATGTTCAAAACGAGAATCAACATTGCGATTCTCACCAACATCACTCCCGACCACCTCGACAGTTACGGATACAAATTTCAGAACTACATCAACTCGAAGTTCCGCATCGCACAGAATCAAACAAAGGAAGACGCCTTCATTTTTTGTGCCGATGACAAAGTGATTGCAAAAGAAATTAAAAAGAGAAAGTTTAATGCGCGCCTGTTTCCTTTCTCGATAAAGAAAAAAATAAAACGTGGCGCATATATAGAAAACAGAAAAATAAAAATCAATATAAACAATCAAACACCACTAACTATGTTCGTAGAACAACTAGCACTGCAGGGAAAACACAACCAGTACAACTCAATGGCTGCGGGAATCGCAACACGCCTTGTTGATGTGCGCAAAAACGAAATTCGTGAATCACTTTCCGATTTTCAAAATATCGAGCACCGCCTTGAATATGTTTCGCGTGTGCACGGAGTTGAATACATCAACGATTCGAAAGCAACCAACGTGAATTCCACTTGGTATGCTTTGGAAAGCATGCAGCATCCAACCGTTTGGATTGTCGGAGGAGAGGAGCACGGCAACGATTACAAAATGCTTCAGGAATTAGTGAAGCAGAAAGTGAAAGCGATTGTTTGCCTCGGAGCAGACAACAAAAAAATTATCCGCGCATTTAAAAATATGGTGGATGTGATTGTGGAAACAAAATCTGCGGATGAAGCAGTTCGCGTATCGTCAAAACTTGCAACGAAGGGAGACACAGTTTTACTTTCTCCGGCTTGCAAAAGTTTTGATTTGTTCCGCGATTACGAAGACAGAGGAAGAAAATTTAAGCAGGCGGTAAAGTCGTTGTAA
- a CDS encoding phospho-N-acetylmuramoyl-pentapeptide-transferase: MLYYLFTYLKEHYHLPGAGLFQYISFRSAMAVITSLIISLAFGKRIINLLHRKQVGETIRDLGLAGEKEKHGTPTMGGLIILSAIVIPTLLFAKLHNIYVILMLVATGWLGLIGFLDDYIKVFKKDKKGLAGKFKIVGQIGLGLIVGATFYFHPDIQTKVEITPDVISKVDQSKVETITDTEGRTHYMLERKLPNTTIPFIKNNEFNYSSIMALFGEKMRDYTWIIYILAVIIIVTAVSNGANITDGIDGLATGTSAIIGITLAVFAYVSGNIIFANYLDIMYIPHTGELVVFASALIGACVGFLWYNAYPAQVFMGDTGSLALGGIIAVFAIAVRKELLIPILCGIFLIENLSVVIQVAYFKYTKKKYGEGRRIFKMSPLHHHYQKLGMHESKIVSRFWIVGIMLAIMTIVTLKLR, translated from the coding sequence ATGCTGTACTATTTATTTACATATCTGAAAGAACATTATCACTTGCCGGGCGCAGGACTGTTCCAGTATATTTCTTTCCGCTCTGCGATGGCGGTAATTACTTCGCTCATTATTTCTCTGGCTTTCGGAAAAAGAATCATCAATCTCCTTCACAGAAAACAAGTCGGAGAAACAATCCGTGATTTAGGATTAGCAGGAGAAAAAGAAAAGCACGGCACACCAACTATGGGCGGGCTCATCATTCTCTCTGCAATTGTAATCCCCACACTTCTCTTCGCGAAACTTCACAACATCTATGTCATCCTGATGCTTGTTGCAACGGGTTGGCTGGGCTTAATCGGTTTCCTCGATGATTACATAAAAGTTTTCAAGAAAGATAAAAAAGGACTCGCGGGAAAATTCAAAATAGTCGGACAAATTGGTTTGGGATTAATTGTCGGGGCGACATTCTATTTCCATCCCGATATACAGACAAAAGTTGAAATCACTCCGGATGTTATTTCAAAAGTTGACCAAAGCAAAGTAGAAACTATTACAGATACAGAAGGAAGAACGCATTACATGCTCGAGCGAAAACTTCCGAATACAACCATTCCGTTCATAAAAAATAATGAGTTCAACTATTCATCCATCATGGCGCTGTTCGGAGAAAAAATGCGCGACTACACATGGATCATTTACATTCTTGCTGTAATAATTATTGTCACCGCAGTTTCAAACGGTGCAAACATCACTGACGGAATTGACGGGCTTGCTACAGGAACTTCCGCCATTATCGGAATCACACTCGCGGTTTTCGCGTATGTATCAGGCAATATCATTTTCGCAAATTATCTCGACATCATGTACATCCCGCACACGGGTGAACTCGTGGTGTTCGCGAGCGCGCTTATCGGTGCATGCGTGGGTTTCCTCTGGTACAACGCGTATCCCGCACAGGTTTTTATGGGTGACACAGGAAGTCTCGCGCTTGGAGGAATCATCGCAGTATTCGCCATCGCAGTAAGAAAAGAATTGCTCATTCCCATTCTCTGCGGAATATTTCTCATAGAAAATTTATCGGTGGTGATTCAAGTCGCGTATTTCAAATACACGAAGAAAAAATACGGGGAAGGAAGAAGGATTTTCAAAATGTCTCCGCTTCACCATCACTATCAGAAACTCGGAATGCACGAATCAAAAATTGTTTCGCGCTTCTGGATTGTGGGAATCATGCTCGCGATAATGACGATTGTAACACTGAAACTGAGATAG